In Juglans regia cultivar Chandler chromosome 13, Walnut 2.0, whole genome shotgun sequence, the DNA window CTGCCTTCATGAAATGTTGCGCGAGCACCACACACCACTTCTGTAGGGGATGATGCTCTTTACCTCCATTGACCAGGTTTTGCAATACCGGCTCTTTTGATTGTTCCTCAACTAAATTttctacagtttttttttttttttgcccattTTCCTCCCCGTCTTTcatcagaagaaaaaaaaaaatgtcacgaTCTTCTACCTTTTACCCACCCATCAATTGCGACGAACCAGCCAAGCTGGGCTTACCCACCCTTTGATCCACTATATTTGTGGGGTGTTTGTAAATACTTTTCTGCCTTTGCCTtcatttatctctctctttttaaatgCAATGCTACtaataagatatttaaaaaaaaaacaaaaaaacaaattggggGCCCCTGCTAGGCCTATGCTCATCTTACAACGAGGTCAATCTACAGAAAAAAATGGGAAGGCCCATTCTCATCCCACAGACAAGGCTAAGCAATTGATATCCAAATGGGCTTCGACAATGTTTTACAGAccaaccagagagagagagctcatgGCAATTGCCGTTTggccaggaaaaaaaaacaaataataaataactagggggtgaaaaataaataaaaagaatggcAGAAACACCACCATCGTCCTGATACTGGATGTGGTTCCTTATCCTAAGCCACTCGCTCCCAAGATTACACTTGCACCCACCGATGACAGTTCAGTTCCTTCTCTAACCCACCCATCCCCAGCCACCAAAACCCACAAACACCACACGATCACACCACCTATGGACGCTCTAACCCTCAGCCAATCTCTCTCCAGACTCAAACTCCCCACCATCCCttcttcatttccttcccaacaacatatcaccctcaaacctAGCTGCTGCACTACTCGTAGCTTCATTGTGTTTGCCGTCCAAAACCAAGATTCCCAGAAAACTCTTGCCAGAAATACCAATGAGGACGAGTCCTACGGCGAAGTCAACAAAATCATTGGTAGCAGAGCATTGGAAGGTGGGACCGGGATGGAGTACTTGATCGAGTGGAAAGACGGCCATTCCCCATCATGGGTCCCCTCCGATTTCATAGCCAAAGATGTGGTGGCCGAGTACGAGACTCCCTGGTGGACCGCTGCCAAGAAAGCGGACGAGGCGGCCTTCCAACGGCTCATCTCCGCCGAGGAAGACCTGCGAGACGTGGACGCAGTGGACCCAGACGGACGCACCGCGCTTATTTTCGTCGCCGGGCTCGGCTCTGAGCCGTGCGTGAAGCTCCTGGCCGAAGCCGGCGCGAACATCGACCATCGCGACAACAGCGGCGGGTTGACGGCTCTTCACATGGCGGCCGGGTATGTTCAGCCCGGCGTGGTGAAGCAGTTACTGGAGCTCGGCGCGGATCCGGAGGTCGAAGACGATAAGAGACGGACGCCGTTGGATTTGGCGAAGGAGATATTGAGGGTGACGCCGAAAGGGAACCCAGTCCAATTTGCTAGGAGATTGGCGCTGGAGAGGGTGATTAGAGTGTTGGAGGAGGCAGTGTTCGAGTACGCGGAGGTTGAGGAGATCATGGAGAAGAGGGGGAAGGGAGATCATGTGGAGTATTTGGTGAAATGGAAGGACGGTGGAGATAACGAGTGGGTGAAAGCTGGTCTAATCGGGGAGGACCTGGTGAGGGACTACGAGGCCGGTCTCGAATACGCAGTAGCCGAGGGAGTGGTGGGGAAGAGAGTTGGGGACGATGGGAAAATGGAATATTT includes these proteins:
- the LOC108993409 gene encoding signal recognition particle 43 kDa protein, chloroplastic — its product is MDALTLSQSLSRLKLPTIPSSFPSQQHITLKPSCCTTRSFIVFAVQNQDSQKTLARNTNEDESYGEVNKIIGSRALEGGTGMEYLIEWKDGHSPSWVPSDFIAKDVVAEYETPWWTAAKKADEAAFQRLISAEEDLRDVDAVDPDGRTALIFVAGLGSEPCVKLLAEAGANIDHRDNSGGLTALHMAAGYVQPGVVKQLLELGADPEVEDDKRRTPLDLAKEILRVTPKGNPVQFARRLALERVIRVLEEAVFEYAEVEEIMEKRGKGDHVEYLVKWKDGGDNEWVKAGLIGEDLVRDYEAGLEYAVAEGVVGKRVGDDGKMEYLVKWTDMEDATWEPEENVDSDLIKEFEEAQAQAQAQVQLSTDGP